The DNA window ATTTCTATTTTTTTGCTAAAAAGAAAAGAGTGTTGCAAATTAATGACTAAAAATCATTAATTTGCAACAGCCCCTTTTTCTGCTTAATATTGAAGAATTAGTATTTATACATATTTCCAATAATACCAACAGCTTCTTTAGCTTTCATAACTTTCTCTTGAGCTATTGCTCTAGCTTTTTTTCCACCTTCAAAAAGTACGTCATGGATATAGTCCATATCTTGCATCAATTTCTCTCTTTTTTCTCTAGCTTCTCCAAAATATTCTAAAACAGCATTTAAAACCTCTGTTTTAGCATGTCCATATCCATAGTTTCCAGCTAAGAATTTTTCTTTCATCTCATTTTGTTTTTCAATAGTAGCAAAAAGAGAGTAGATTTTAGCTATATTATTATCTGGATTTTTAGGCTCTTCCAATGGAGTAGAGTCAGTAACAATACTCATAATCTGTTTTTTTAGATCTTTTTTACTAGCAAACATATTAATAGTATTTCCATAAGATTTACTCATTTTTTGTCCATCTACTCCTGGTACAACAGCAGATTCATCTAGAGTAAGAGGTTCAGGAAGTTTAAATAGATCAACTCCATACTGTTGGTTAAATTTCATAGCTATATCTCTAGTCATTTCAAGATGTTGTTTTTGATCCTTTCCAACAGGAACTACATCAGCATCATACATCAATATATCAGCTGCCATAAGGACAGGATAAGTAAGAAGTCCTGTGTTAGGAGTGATTCCTTTAGCTACTTTATCTTTATAAGAGTGACCTCTTTCAAGTAATCCAACAGGTGTTACATTTGATAGTAACCAAGAAAGTTCAACATGTTCAGGTACATCTGATTGTAAAAATATTGTTGATTTATTTGGATCAAGTCCTAATGCAAGATAATCTAATACAATATTGTAAGTATTATCTTTTAAGGCTTTGGGATCAGTTAATGATGTAAGAGAGTGGTAATCAGCTATGAAATAAAATCCATCATATACACCACTGTTTTGAGCTTCTATAAATTGTTTCATAGCTCCGAAATAATTTCCTAGGTGAAGAATTCCACTAGGTTGAATTCCAGATAAACTTCTTTTCATTTTATTCCTCCTAAATTATGATATAAATTCCTTAATATTATATCACAATACCTATTTTGTTTCTACTAGAGAATCAAAAATGTACTTTCCATCTTTAACTTTGATCAAAGTTACTGCTTTTACAGGATTGTTATTTTTATCAAAAGTAAGATGTCCAGTAATTCCATCTAAATCAGTTTTTTTAATAGCTTCTACTAACTCATTCTTGTCAACAGAATTAGCTGATTCAATAGCTGACTTTAAAACATATACAGTATCATAGGCTAAAGCTGAAAATGCTGTAGGCTCTTCTTTATAAGTATCTCTATATTTAGTTAAAAAAGCTTGTAATCTTTCATTTTGATCTTCACTAGAGTAATGGTTAGTAAAGTAACTATTATCAACAGTTGTATAAGCTGAAGGATCAAGAGCCTTTATAATTCCATCCCAACCATCAGGACCAATGAAAGTAGATTTTATTCCTACCTCTCTAGCCTGTGTAGCGATAAGAGCAGATTGTTCATAATATTCTGGTATCATTAAAACATCTGGATTTTCTCCCTTTATTTTAGTAAGTTGTGCTTTAAAATCTTTATCATTTTCAGAATATCCTTCCTTAGCAACAATTGTTATACCCTCTTTATTAGCTTGAGCAATAAAGGCTTTTGTAATACCATCAGAGTAATCGCTAGAAGTATTTACTAAAATAGCAGCAGTTTTAGCATTTAATTTATCTTTTGAGAATTTTGCTAATACACTTCCTTGGTATGGATCTGTGAAACAAGTACGGAATACACTAGATCCCTCTTTGGTAATATCAATCTGTGTTGCTGTAGGTGTAATCATAGGGATACCATCTTGAGATGCTATTTCAGCAACAGCAAGAGTAGATTTAGAGGTAACACTTCCAATGATAGCAGATACCCCACTATCTATCAATTTGTTGTAGGCATTAACTGCTTCAATTGGATCAGCTTTCTCATCTAATGAGATGTACTCCAATTTTTTACCTAATACACCTCCATTGGAATTTATCTCCTCAAAAGCTAACTTTGCACCATTTTCAATAGATGTTCCATAGATAGCAGCAGAACCAGTTAAAGGTCCCATTCCACCTATTTTGATTGAAGAGTTATCCTGTTGGACATTGGAATCCCCACAACCTGTTAAGATAAAGATTGTTGTTAAAAAAGTGATGATTTTTTTCATAAAATTTTCCTCCTTAAGATATTTTGGTATAAAAAAAACAGCCCTGTTAGGCTGTTGAAAACAAAAATTATTTAGTATAAAAAAGTATTCTTAAAAAATATAGAATAGGGAACTAAATAACATAAAAATCCTAACATTTAGACAATGGATATGACAAAAAACTCAGTCTGTTATTGCTGAGTAAGAGTACATATGCAGTTGTCCAACAAATGTTAGAACTAAACATAATAGTTTCCTCCTTAAAATGATTTCATCTATTATAACACTTTTTTAAAAAAAATCAAGTGTAATTTTAAAATAAAAAAAGATGTAAAAAAAAATAACATATAGTATAATAAAGTTATCATAAAGATGGAGGTATTAGAATGAATTATTATGTAGGTATTGATTTAGGGGGAACAAATACAAAAATAGGAATACTTGATATTCAAGGAAATATTTTTAAAAGCACTATCATAAAAACTTTATCAGCAGAGGGAGCAGAGAGTACACTTACTAGAATCTGGGAAGCAGCGAAAAATTTAGCTATAGAGTTAAATATAGAGATTAAAGATTTGAAGGGAATAGGAATAGGTATACCTGGACCTGTTATAAACCAAAGTGTTGTAGCTTTTTTTGCTAATTTTCCTTGGGGAACAAATGTTGAAATCAAAAAGATGATGGAGAATATATCTGGTGTAGAAACAAGATTGGACAATGATGTGAATATAATTGCATTAGGAGAAGCAAGATATGGAGCAGCAAAGGGAAGTAGTACAAGTGTAACTATTGCTTTGGGAACAGGAATAGGTGGAGGTATCTATATTGAAGGTAAACTTATCTCTGGATTTACAGGTGCTGGAGGAGAAGTTGGACATATGAAGCTTGTGAAAGATGGTAGATTGTGTGGTTGTGGACAAAATGGTTGTTTTGAAGCATATGCATCAGCTACAGGTTTAGTAAGAGAGGCAACTTCAAGATTGATTGTAAATAAAAATAATATGTTGTACTCTATGATAGATGGAGATATTGAGAGATTAGAAGCGAAAGATATATTTGATGCAGCTAAAAAAGGGGATAAATTCTCAATGGACCTAGTTGATTATGAAGCTGAATATTTAGCTATGGGAATAGGAAATATTCTGAATATAATAAATCCAGAAAAAATTGTATTAGGTGGAGGAGTAGCTATGGCAGGAGATATTCTGTTATCACCTATGAAGAAGAAATTAGAAAAGTATGCATTGGGAGTAACTCTGGAAAATTTAGAGATAGTTCAAGGTGTATTAGGAAATGAAGCTGGAATAAAGGGTGCAGTTGGACTGTTTATGTAGATGATTTAGAAAAAAAACTTATTTTATTTTGTAAAATAAGTTTGTAGATTTTAAAGATTGTTACTTGACAAAATATAGATAAAATACTATCATTGAGTATATAGATTGAAAACGTTCTTTAGAGTTTAAAAAGAATTAAAAAGTTCACAAATTAAACAGTGTACACTATAGGAGGGAATTAAGATATGAAAAAAACAGGAATTATCTTAGGAGCATTATTATTAGCAGCTGGTTTAACAGGATGTGGTGGAGAGAAGAAAGAGGAAGCTACTGCAGCAGCAAAAGCACCTGAAAAATCAAGAATAGGATTTACAGCATACAAGTATGATGATAACTTTATATCACTATACAGAAAAGTTGTATTAGCTGAAGCTGATAAAGTTAAAGACACAGTTGAATTAACAATGAACGATTCTCAAAATAGCCAACAAACTCAAAATGACCAAATAGATGTTATGTTATCTAAAGGTGTAGATGCATTAGCAATCAACTTAGTTGACCCAGCAGCAGGACAAACAGTAATGGAAAAAATAAAAGCTGAGAATGTTCCAGTTGTATTTTATAATAAAAAACCAGCTAAATCAGTATTAGAAGGATATGAAAAAGCTTACTATGTAGGAATTGACCCAAATGCTCAAGGTGTAGCACAAGGTGAATTAATAGCAAAAGCTTGGAAAGCTAATCCAGATTTAGACTTAAATAAAGATGGAGTTATCCAATATGTTATGATAAAAGGAGAGCCTGGACACCCAGATGCTGAAGCAAGAACAATTTACTCTATCAAAACTTTAAATGATATGGGAATCCAAACTGAAGAGTTACATCTAGACGCTGCAATGTGGGATACTGCAATGGCAAAAGATAAAATGGATGCTTGGTTATCAGGACCTAATGGAGAAAAAATTGAAGTTGTAATTTCAAACAACGACGGAATGGCTCTAGGAGCTATCGAATCATTAAAAGCAGCAGGAAAAATGTTACCAGTTTATGGAGTAGATGCTTTACCAGAGGCAATTGCTAAGATAGAAGCTGGAGAGATGGCAGGAACTGTTCTTAACGACGCTCAAGGACAAGGAAAAGGAACTTGGGATATGGTTGTAAACTTAGCTCAAGGAAAAGAAGCAACAGATGGAACTTCTTATGAGTTAGTAGAAAAAGAATTATTAATTCCTAGTATTGGAATAGATAAAGAAAATGCAGCACAATTCAAATAGAAACAATTAGTTAGGATTAGTTGAAAAGGGGAATTGTAACTTACAATTTCCCCTTTTTTATGAAAGAAGGAGACTGTCATGGAAAAGGATAAATACTTATTAGAGATGAACAATATTACAAAAGAATTTCCTGGGGTAAAGGCATTAGATGGTGCAAATCTAAAAGTAAGACCTTATTCGGTACATGCTCTAATGGGAGAGAATGGTGCAGGAAAATCGACTCTAATGAAATGCTTATTTGGTATTTATGAAAAAGATTCAGGGGATATCTTATTTGAAGGAAAAGAGATAAACTTTAAATCGGCAAAAGAAGCATTAGATAATGGAGTTTCAATGGTTCATCAGGAGTTAAACCAAGTTCTACAGAGAAATATCTTAGATAATATTTGGTTAGGAAGATATCCTAAAAAAGGATTCTTTATTGATGAGAAAAAAATGTATGAAGATACTAAAAGAATATTTGAAGATTTGGATATAAATGTGGATCCACGTGCAAAAATGGGAGATCTAGCTGTTTCTGAAAGACAGATGGTAGAGATAGCTAAGGCTGTATCATATAATTCTAAAATCATAGTTATGGATGAGCCAACATCATCACTTACAGAGAAAGAGGTAGAACATTTATTCAGAATTATCAATAAATTAAGAGATAAAGGTTGTGGAATTGTTTATATATCTCATAAAATGGAAGAGATAAAAGCTATATCTGATGATATAACAATAATGAGAGATGGAAAATGGATAGGAACAGAATCTGTAAAAGATTTAACAACTGATCAAATAATAAATATGATGGTAGGAAGAGATTTAACTAATCGTTTCCCACCAAAAGACAACGTAATCAAAGAGGAGATCTTAAAAGTTCAAGGCTTGACAGCATTACATCAACCTTCTATTCAAGATATATCTTTTGAATTACACAAGGGTGAGATACTTGGAATAGCAGGATTAGTTGGTTCTAAGAGAACAGAGATCGTAGAAACAATTTTCGGAATGAGAGAAAAATCAAGTGGGAAAATAACTATTAAAGGGAAAGAGGTAAAAAATAGCAATCCAAATGAAGCAATTGCAAATGGTTTTGCTCTTGTAACAGAGGAGCGTAGAGCAACAGGTATCTATGGAATGCTAGATATAAATTTCAACTCTACTATTTCAAACTTAGATAGATATAGAGGAAAAGCAGCACTTCTAAATGACAAAGGAATGAAAGAGGATACTCAGTGGGTAATAAATAGTATGCACGTAAAAACACCTTCACAAGATACAACTATTGGATCATTATCTGGTGGAAATCAACAAAAGGTAATCTTGGGAAGATGGCTATTAACAGAGCCAGATGTACTTATGCTAGATGAACCTACAAGAGGTATTGACGTTTTAGCTAAATATGAGATATATCAGTTGATGATAGAGTTAGCTAAGAAAGATAAAGCAATAATAATGATATCTTCAGAGATGCCTGAGCTTTTAGGAGTAACAGATAGAATACTTGTAATGAGTAATGGAAGAGTTGCAGGAATAGTAAAAACTTCTGAAACTACTCAAGAAGAGATAATGACACTATCAGCTAAATATCTATAAGGTTAAGAAATAAGAGATAAAGAGGAGAAAAAGGTTATGAATATACGTACAAAAGATGGAAATATAGATTATAAAAAACTTTTAATTCAAAGTGGATTGTATTTGGTATTGTTTTTAATGTTAGTTCTTATTATAATTAAGGAGCCTTCTTTCTTAAGTATAAGAAACTTTAAAAATATTTTAACTCAATCATCTGTAAGACTTATTATAGCACTAGGTGTTGCAGGGCTTATAGTAACAACAGGTACAGACCTTTCAGTAGGAAGACAGGTTGGATTTTCGGCAGTAATTTCAGCAACTTTATTACAAGCAGCTACAACTGCTCATAAGGTATATCCTAATATGCAGGATTTCCCATTATTTGGAGCAATTGCAATAGTAATGGTAGTTGGTATGGTAATTGGTGCTTTAAACGGATTGGCAGTAGCCAAGTTAAATCTACACCCATTCATAGTAACAATGGGAAGTATGACAATAGTTTATGGAATTAACTCACTTTATTATGATTATGCTGGTGGATCACCAATAGCTGGATTTGCAAGCAAATATACAACATTTGCACAAGGTTACATAGATATAGGTGGATTTACAATTTCTTACTTAATTTTCTATGCTATAATTGCAACATTAATAATGTGGGTACTATGGAATAAAACAAAATTTGGTAAAAATGTATTTGCTGTTGGAGGAAATATAGAAGCTGCTAAAGTATCAGGAGTAAATGTTCACTGGACATTGATAAAATTATATGCTTTATCTGGAATATTTTATGCATTTGGTGGATTCTTAGAAGCAGGACGTATTGGATCAGCAACTAACAACTTAGGAAATATGTATGAGATGGACGCAATTGCTGCTTGTGTAATTGGAGGAGTTTCATTCTATGGAGGAGTTGGAAAGATATCAGGAGTTGTAACAGGAGTTATACTACTTACAGTTATCAACTATGGATTGACTTATATAGGTGTAAATCCATACTGGCAATATATTATAAAAGGACTTATCATAATAGTGGCAGTTGCATTTGACTCTATTAAATATGCTAAGAAAAAATAGAAATATATAAGAAGAGAGGTTTGACCTCTCTTTTTATATAACTGAAAATTTTTAAATAAATAAGGAGGAGAAAACATGTTAAAAAAAAGAGTTGCTATTTTACTATCTGTCATAGCTATTTTTTTCTGGAATATCTCTCAATCAAAAGCTGAGAGCATTCAAGAAGAGATAGAAAAAATAGAGGAAAAATCTATTGAGTATGAAGAGATTATATCGAATACTGAAACTCAATCAAATTTAAATATCAATTCTAGTGAGTTAGCTAATCTTTGGGATGCTGAACTTAATTTTTTGTGGAAAAGACTTGTTAAAGAATTAAATGCTGAACAGAAGAAAAAGGTATTAGCACAGCAAAGGGCTTGGATAAAAAGAAAAGAAGCAGATATAAAAGCTACTGGAGCAGAGTATGAAGGTGGAAGTATTCAACCATTGATATACAATTCAAGAACTGCAGAACTAACAAGAGCAAGGGTATATGTACTTGCTAAATATTTAGCACATGCTAGAAAAGAACCTTTTATTGTTTCAAATAAGATTAAAGAGAGTATAAACGAAGCGGATCCAAGTTTATATGATATTTTTAAATCATTTGAGGGATGTTGGGAAATATATGAAGAAACTAATAAATATATTGGAATTGAAAGAACAGATATGTCTTTATATGGTGTAGATGGAAGTAATTGGACTCTTTGGATAACTGATGGTGTGGTTCTTTCAGACTTAAATGTATATAGTTATACAAAAGAAAGTATCATTTTTAAAGTTTCAAATAATGGAAAAGATAGTTTTTATAGACTTGGGATAAATGTTGATTATTCTCTTATTTTTGAAAGTGGAAACTCTTTAGACGAGATGGAAAATCCTATATTTTCTTATGATTTTAAAGAACGTAAATAAATGAAATATCTATAAGTTGTATTTTATACAGAGGAGTTGAGATATTATTAATCAACTCCTCTTATATTTATTTTATGCTTAATAATTCTTTAAACTCTTTAATATTATTTCTACTAACGGGGATTTTAGATTTTATATTTTCAATTTTTAAAATGTATGTTCCATTAAACCAAGGTTCAATCTCTCTGATTTTATCAAGATTTACAATATATGATCTGTGAGTTCTATAGAATCTATTTTTAGGAAGGAGCTCCTCCCACTTAGAAAGATTTAACTTGGAAGTATAACAAAAATCTTGTGTATAAATAAGGCTCTCTTTCTCTATAATCTCAATGTAGCAGATCTCATCAATGGATAGGACAATCATTTTTTCACCAAGCATTACAGTTATTTTATTGAGTCTATTATTTTCCTTAGGAATACTACTTATCTTAGAGTTTTCAAGATTGGATAAAACCTCATTTATTCTAGCTTCTGAATAGGGCTTTAACAGATAATCAAAAGCTTTTATCTCAAAGGCTTCAGCAGCATAGTCTTTATATGCAGTAATAAATATAATTTTAAGATCTGGATTTAATTTCGTGATAATTTTTCCTAAACTCATTCCGTCTAATTCAGGCATATTTATATCTAAAAAAATAGCATCCACACTGTTATCTTGAATGAATTTTAAAGCATCAATTGGGTTATCAAACTCTTTTTCTAATTCAATTCCTTCGTGGAGAGAAAGAAAGTACTTAAGTTCCTCTCTAGCAGGAAATTCATCTTCAACTATGATACATTTAAGCATAAGAACCTCCTATTCAATATAAAATGAAATTTTTGTACCTTGATTAAGTTTTTCTATAACTAATCCTTTACCATATAGTAATTTCAATCTGTTATGAACATTTTTTAAACCAATACTTTTATCGATCTTAGTATCAATATCAGCAATAGTCTGTTCACTAATTCCGACTCCATTGTCCTCAATAGTAATAATAGCACCCTTCCCATATTGTTTTCCAGAGATGAGAACAGTTCCTCCTTCTCTTTGTTTAAGTATTCCATGTTTGACACTATTTTCAACAAGTGGTTGTATGATTAAGCTTGGTAGTTCAATATTTTCAATCTCTGAAGGGATGTCATATTCAACATTTATCTTATCACCAAAACGAGCCTTCTCTATGTTAATATAGGCTTTTACCTGTTCTAACTCTTTTATTAAAGGAAGGTGTTTAGACGTATTTTCAAGATTGTATCTCAAATATGTAGAGAGATTTAAGATGATCTCTCTAGATTTATCAGGGTTTATTCTTACAAAAGATGAGATAGTGTGAAGAGCATTAAATAAAAAATGTGGATTTATTTGAGTTTGTAATGCTCTCAATTCTGCATCTTTAGCCATTGCTTTAAGATTTTCAATATTGCTTAATTCCAATTGGGTAGAAATTAGCATTGAAAGTCCTTCAGCTAGATATTTTTTTCTAGATGTTATCAATTTAGAGGTATCAAAATATAATTTTAATGTTCCACAAATCTTTTTTTCACCTTGAAATAGTGGAAGTATTATACAAGACTTAATATTTCCATTGATACACTGAAAGCTACTAACTTCACTCTCTTCCTTTCCTAGAATAACTAATTCTCCACTGTTTAAAACTTGTTTTGTAGCATTGCTCTTTATTTTACAATGATCTAAGGTATATTCATTAGAGATGACATGACTAGCAATTATATACTCAGTATCAGTTATAACAACGACCTTTGCTTCTAAAGATTCTAAAATAATCTTACAAACCTCATTGAGAGACTCTCCTTTTCTAAAAAAAGGAAGTGACTTATTTGCAATTTCTAAGGCAAGCTTAGCTTGTTTTCCAGCAGATCTCTCTTTTTCAGAGATTAAATCTTCAATAATGATAAGTACAATAGAAACTCCTAAAGCATTTGCTAGTATCATAGGAAGATAGATTGTTTTAACAATATCCTTTGCCACTTCAAAGCTATAGAAATAGTATCCAGTAACAAGAATTAAAAACATACTGATATTTTCAATGATAAAGCCACTAAAAAATCCATAGATATAGCAGTTCTTTTCATTTGTTTTTTGATAGAAACCTGAGGTAACAAATCCTCCAACAATAGAGGCAATACTACAAGCTACAGTAGTAGGACTGTGTATATCTACAAAAAATCTATGAAAACCAGCTACAATTCCTGTTATTATCCCAACTTGTGGACCAGCAATGATACCAGCTACAGCTACTCCAATATTTCTAGTATTAACAATAGCTCCCTTATACTCTATTCCAGTGTATGTTCCAATGATTGATAGAAAAGAAAAGAATATTGAAAGTAGGATAATGTCTTTTTTATTATATATTTTTTTAGTAAAAATATCTTGAGCACTTTTAAATTTTGTAAAGAAAAATGCAAGGGCAATAATATAGCCCAGATTATTTAAAATTCGGCTAGTTAATTCAAACATAAAACCTCCTTAAGATAGTTTTCTACTAATTATAACACAAAGAGTAAATTATAAAAAGTAAAAAGCATTTAAAGATAAAAAAAAGACATTTTAAGTAAAAAAAAATGCATTTCACAGATAAAAAAACAAAAAAATCAATAGATAGTGTACCATATATGTGATAAAGTAATTGAATACTAAACAGAAGGAGGAAAAATATGATAAGTTTTATAGTATCGATCATATTATTGATAGTAGGTTATGCTATCTATGGAAAAGTAGTAGAAAATATATTTGGACCAGATGAAAATGCGTTAACACCAGCTAAGAGATTACAAGATGGTGTTGACTATGTAGAGATGGATTGGAAGAAGACGTTTTTAATTCAATTTTTAAATATAGCAGGAACAGGACCTATATTTGGAGCTGTAGCAGGAGCAATGTGGGGACCAGCAGCATTTGTTTGGATAGTTTTTGGTTGTATATTTGCAGGAGCAGTACACGACTATCTAATAGGAATGATGTCATTGAAAAAAGATGGTGCTAGTGTTGCTGAGTTGGTAGGAGAAAACTTAGGTAATGGAGCAAAACAGTTAATGAGAGTGTTCTCTGTTGTACTATTAATATTAGTAGGAGTTGTATTTATAACAAGTCCAGCAGCTATTTTAAATGACTTAACAGGAATAGATAAGATGGTTTTAATAGGAATAATAATAGTATACTATCTAATTGCAACTGTATTACCAATAGATAAAGTAATTGGAAAAATCTATCCAATATTTGGAATAGCTCTATTAGTGATGGCAATTGGAATCGGATTTGGTATAGTTATTCAGGGATATGATATTCCAGAGGTAGCTTTTCACAACTTCCACCCAAAAGGAACTTCAATTTTCCCATACCTTTGTATATCAATAGCTTGTGGAGCAATCAGTGGATTCCATGCAACACAATCACCTATGATGGCAAGATGTATGGCTAATGAAAAAGAAGGAAGAAGAGTATTCTATGGAGCAATGATTTCAGAAGGAATAGTTGCATTAGTATGGGCAGCAGCAGCAATGTCTTTCTTTGGTGGAACAGAAGGATTAGGAGGAGCTCTAGCAAAT is part of the Fusobacterium sp. SYSU M8D902 genome and encodes:
- a CDS encoding carbon starvation protein A, with the translated sequence MISFIVSIILLIVGYAIYGKVVENIFGPDENALTPAKRLQDGVDYVEMDWKKTFLIQFLNIAGTGPIFGAVAGAMWGPAAFVWIVFGCIFAGAVHDYLIGMMSLKKDGASVAELVGENLGNGAKQLMRVFSVVLLILVGVVFITSPAAILNDLTGIDKMVLIGIIIVYYLIATVLPIDKVIGKIYPIFGIALLVMAIGIGFGIVIQGYDIPEVAFHNFHPKGTSIFPYLCISIACGAISGFHATQSPMMARCMANEKEGRRVFYGAMISEGIVALVWAAAAMSFFGGTEGLGGALANGGAAVVVNKISGTVLGKVGGALAILGVVACPITSGDTAFRSARLTIADAIGYKQGPVLNRFVVAIPLFAIGIALCFIDFNVLWRYFSWSNQTLATIALWAASKYLANRGKNYKIAMIPAMYMTVVVTSYIIIAPEGFVRFFSGVPTSTIELIGNVSGIILSLICTIGFMRSLKK